In the Drosophila takahashii strain IR98-3 E-12201 chromosome 3R, DtakHiC1v2, whole genome shotgun sequence genome, one interval contains:
- the Cyp313a1 gene encoding probable cytochrome P450 313a1 yields the protein MLTIDVALFAGFLFWIFYLWCRCRMYMLMLRIPGPIGLPILGSSLENIITYKRKLSFRTKYLDKYGSTILLWIGPVPTVVTRDPRIVEDVFTSTDCHNKSPHIANAITSCLGFGLLGLQDPEWIGRRKQLNPSFKHDLLLSFFYIFDAETKILENSLDTYVGQGEKHVVPDILRWSFRIAAQTTIGSDVKHDEYFKNNKLVECFETLISMTTLNILMPLAQNKIISKLWGYDKQRANNVSKIHQMLDNVVMKKLDSTVDPSDPEMNIVINRTMELYRKGAISYKDIKSECCIMMAAGYDTSALTVYHTLFLLASHPEHQDAVFEELIDVFPTAGDFKINYSDMQQLVYLERALKETLRLIPAIPITAREVKKDVLLSNGVLIPKGVVIGIDIFHTHRNPDVWGPEASKFNPDNFLPENVEKRHPYAFVPFARGKRNCIGSKYAMMSSKFALCRILRNYRIKTSFRYEDLEYVDNMTMKLAEYPRLEFERRA from the exons ATGCTAACGATCGATGTGGCATTGTTCGCTGGATTccttttttggattttttaccTATGGTGTCGCTGCAGGATGTATATGTTAATGTTAAGGATACCCGGACCCATAGGACTACCAATACTTGGCAGTTCCTTGGAGAATATCATCACTTATAAAC GCAAATTGAGCTTTCGAACCAAGTATCTAGACAAGTATGGCTCGACCATTTTACTTTGGATTGGTCCAGTGCCAACTGTGGTGACAAGAGATCCAAGGATCGTCGAGGACGTGTTTACGTCCACCGATTGCCACAACAAAAGCCCGCATATCGCTAATGCGATAACAAGTTGCTTGGGATTTGGATTGTTGGGACTACAAG ATCCCGAGTGGATTGGCCGTCGGAAACAACTTAACCCATCATTTAAACATGATCTCCTGCTCAGCTTCTTTTACATTTTCGATGCCGAAACAAAAATCCTTGAGAACTCGCTGGATACTTATGTCGGTCAGGGCGAAAAGCATGTGGTTCCAGACATCCTCAGATGGTCATTTAGAATAGCTGCTC AAACCACCATTGGGTCAGATGTGAAACATGATgaatactttaaaaacaataaactcGTGGAATGCTTTGAAAC gCTCATAAGTATGACGACACTAAATATTTTGATGCCTTTGgctcaaaacaaaattatttcgaAACTATGGGGCTACGACAAACAGCGAGCAAACAATGTTTCAAAAATCCATCAAATGCTGGATAAT GTGGTTATGAAAAAGCTAGACTCAACGGTAGATCCATCTGATCCCGAGATGAACATTGTAATTAACCGAACAATGGAACTATACCGCAAGGGCGCTATTAGCTACAAGGATATAAAGAGCGAATGTTGTATTATGATGGCCGCTGGTTATGATACATCAGCCCTGACGGTATATCATACTCTCTTTCTTCTGGCCTCACATCCCGAGCACCAGGATGCGGTTTTCGAAGAACTAATTGATGTCTTTCCCACTGCCggagattttaaaataaactattcGGATATGCAACAATTGGTTTACTTGGAGCGAGCGTTGAAGGAGACTCTACGCCTGATACCAGCCATTCCAATAACGGCGAGGGAAGTAAAGAAGGATGTCCTGCTCTCAAATGGTGTTCTCATTCCCAAGGGAGTGGTGATCGGGATCGACATTTTTCACACGCACAGAAACCCGGATGTCTGGGGGCCAGAAGCATCAAAATTTAATCCAGATAACTTCCTGCCGGAAAACGTCGAGAAAAGGCACCCATATGCCTTTGTTCCCTTTGCGAGAGGAAAGAGGAATTGCATAG ggtCGAAATATGCAATGATGTCTTCAAAGTTTGCTCTGTGCAGAATACTCAGGAATTACAGGATAAAGACAAGTTTTCGTTATGAGGATCTAGAGTACGTTGACAATATGACCATGAAGCTCGCTGAATACCCACGACTGGAATTTGAAAGACGTGCTTAG
- the LOC123003531 gene encoding probable cytochrome P450 313a1, giving the protein MDFFYIFDAETKILVSLLDTFVGLGEKHVVPDILRWSFRIAAQTTIGSDVKHDEHFKNNKLVECFETIISITTLNILMPLAQNKIISKLLGYDQQRETNASKIHKMMDNVVMKKLNSTVDPSDPEMNIVINRTMELYRKGAISYKDIKSECCIMMAAGYDTSALTVYHTLFLLASHPEHQDAVFEELIDVFPTAGDFKINYSDMQKLVYLERVLKETLRLIPAIPITAREVKKDVMLSNGVLIPKGVVIGIDIFHTHRNPDVWGPEASKFNPDNFLPANVEKRHPYAFVPFARGKRNCIGSKYAMMSSKFALCRILRNYRIKTSFRYEDLEYVDNMTMKLAEYPRLEFERRA; this is encoded by the exons ATGGA cttcttttatattttcgatGCCGAGACAAAAATCCTTGTAAGCTTGCTGGACACTTTTGTCGGTCTGGGCGAAAAACATGTGGTCCCAGACATCCTCAGATGGTCGTTTAGAATAGCTGCTC AAACCACCATTGGGTCAGATGTGAAACATGATgaacactttaaaaacaataaactcGTGGAATGTTTTGAAAC GATCATAAGCATAACGACACTAAATATTTTGATGCCTTTGgctcaaaacaaaattatttcaaaactaTTGGGATACGACCAGCAGCGAGAAACAAAtgcttcaaaaattcataaaatgatGGACAAT GTGGTTATGAAAAAGCTAAACTCAACGGTAGATCCATCTGATCCCGAGATGAACATTGTAATTAACCGAACAATGGAACTATACCGCAAGGGCGCTATTAGCTACAAGGATATAAAGAGCGAATGTTGTATTATGATGGCCGCTGGTTATGATACATCAGCCCTGACGGTATATCATACTCTCTTTCTTCTGGCCTCACATCCCGAGCACCAGGATGCGGTTTTCGAAGAACTAATTGATGTCTTTCCCACTGCCggagattttaaaataaactattcGGATATGCAAAAATTGGTTTACTTGGAGCGAGTGTTGAAGGAGACTCTACGCCTGATACCAGCCATTCCAATAACGGCGAGGGAAGTAAAGAAGGATGTCATGCTCTCAAATGGTGTTCTCATTCCCAAGGGAGTGGTGATCGGGATCGACATTTTTCACACGCACAGAAACCCGGATGTCTGGGGGCCAGAAGCATCAAAATTTAATCCAGATAACTTCCTGCCGGCAAACGTCGAGAAAAGGCACCCATATGCCTTTGTTCCCTTTGCGAGAGGAAAGAGGAATTGCATAG gatCGAAATATGCTATGATGTCTTCAAAGTTTGCTCTGTGCAGAATACTCAGGAATTACAGGATAAAGACAAGTTTTCGTTATGAGGATCTAGAGTACGTTGACAATATGACCATGAAGCTCGCTGAATACCCACGACTGGAATTTGAAAGACGTGCTTAG